In Salmo salar chromosome ssa03, Ssal_v3.1, whole genome shotgun sequence, a single genomic region encodes these proteins:
- the LOC106601266 gene encoding ADP-ribosylation factor-like protein 4D: MGNQLTEIAPNTPFLPNFQSLHVVVIGLDSAGKTSLLYRLKLREFVETIPTKGFNTERIKVAVGSSRATTTFQVWDVGGQEKLRPLWKSYTRCTDGLVFVVDAAETERMEEAKVELHRISRSAENQGVPILVLANKQDLDSAVSAVEVEKALALHELSNSTLHHTQGCSALNGQGLQPGLEKLYEMILKRKKLLRHSKKKR, from the coding sequence ATGGGTAACCAGCTAACAGAGATAGCCCCCAACACTCCTTTCCTCCCCAACTTCCAGTCTCTGCATGTGGTTGTCATCGGCCTGGACTCTGCAGGAAAGACCTCCCTGCTGTACAGACTAAAGCTCCGGGAATTTGTGGAGACTATCCCTACAAAGGGCTTCAACACTGAACGGATTAAAGTAGCAGTTGGAAGCTCGCGGGCCACCACCACCTTCCAGGTGTGGGATGTGGGTGGTCAGGAGAAGCTGCGGCCCCTGTGGAAGTCATATACGCGTTGCACCGATGGCCTGGTGTTTGTTGTGGATGCTGCAGAGACTGAGCGCATGGAGGAGGCCAAGGTGGAGCTCCACCGCATCAGTCGCTCGGCAGAAAACCAGGGAGTACCAATTCTGGTGCTTGCCAACAAGCAGGACTTGGACTCTGCAGTCTCTGCTGTGGAGGTGGAGAAGGCCTTGGCCCTCCACGAGCTTAGCAACTCCACACTGCACCACACCCAGGGATGCAGCGCGCTGAACGGCCAGGGGCTCCAACCCGGCCTGGAGAAACTATATGAAATGATCCTAAAGAGGAAGAAGCTGCTCAGACACAGTAAGAAGAAGAGATGA